The Maridesulfovibrio bastinii DSM 16055 genome segment CAAGCTCGGCCCCACCGAGCCAGAAAGGAAGTTTTAAAACAGGAATCATACTCAGAACTCCACTGTAAGGTCAGAAAGTTCAGGCAGATCCATTTGGCTTACGATGTCATCAGTGCGGTTGAACTCAATTGACAGCAGCTCTGAAAATTGATCATGCAATTCCCTATCAAGTTGAGACAGTGAAAAACGGGAAAATGGAAAGGTTTTTGTTACTTCATAATTAGAATTTTCGCGGAAAGCGCAGCGGATAAAATCTTCTACTCCCTGCCGGAGATTTTCTTTATTTTCTTCAGAAATATTTGCAGCAGTATAAATTTTAGCGGCCAGAGCAAAGGGTTTTAGCGGCATCGGAAAGCAGATCATATCATCCCCATGACCATGATGCCCTGAATTCCTGATGTAATCATTTATGGAATCCACAAAAGTCTGGGAAGGAGTGCCGGAATCAATCATGATATAGGCATTTGCACTGCCCGGTCCACGCGGGGCTCCGTGCTCAAAGTATATATAATCTGTCCGTATCCCGGCAAATAAAGCAATATCAGAAGTGTAAGCTGCATCGTGATGATACTGACCTACAGCTGAAAACTGATTCTGCCCACGCAGCCGGAAAGGTTCATCCTCTTCACGGTCTGCACCGGGCACGTCCAGCCAGTCACTTTCATTTCTAACGCTTGCAATGCCGGGAATCGGCCGCGGCAGGATGGAATAATAACCGGGGCCAAGATTATATGCCTCTCCGGTATTT includes the following:
- a CDS encoding baseplate J/gp47 family protein, which gives rise to MSDIDYRKMLKEAGVPTSEAEMEKIWNDINAEQEMLIQNDSKWSPFWRLVTAIVTKPCKWLVDLLADTALPNTFLKTATGVWLDIFCWGLDLERKEATAAQGYITFTRINSVGSLTIPAGTIIETPAISGYVYRLVTSEEVIAKDGELSIEVPVQAENTGEAYNLGPGYYSILPRPIPGIASVRNESDWLDVPGADREEDEPFRLRGQNQFSAVGQYHHDAAYTSDIALFAGIRTDYIYFEHGAPRGPGSANAYIMIDSGTPSQTFVDSINDYIRNSGHHGHGDDMICFPMPLKPFALAAKIYTAANISEENKENLRQGVEDFIRCAFRENSNYEVTKTFPFSRFSLSQLDRELHDQFSELLSIEFNRTDDIVSQMDLPELSDLTVEF